The following are encoded in a window of Thermodesulfobacterium geofontis OPF15 genomic DNA:
- a CDS encoding HAD family hydrolase, with product MNYLKLLVFDCDGVLFDSKLANINFYNYILKKLGRSPLTPEEIEFIHMHSVDECLQYLLRNHPEKLELAKKIQKETPYQLFLKYMTLEDGLIDFLNWARKYFYLAICTNRTTSTFPLLKHFNLKNYFDFVMTASIVPKNNPLALLTILKHFKVEKEATLYIGDSKVDKDLCEKCKVKMVSFKNPNLLADFYIKDYKELKKLIEENFQFYPLKKNKLY from the coding sequence ATGAATTACCTTAAGCTTCTTGTTTTTGATTGTGATGGTGTTCTTTTTGATTCAAAATTAGCAAATATCAATTTTTATAATTATATTTTAAAAAAATTAGGTAGATCTCCTCTAACTCCTGAAGAAATAGAATTTATTCATATGCATTCAGTAGATGAGTGCCTTCAGTATCTTTTAAGAAATCATCCTGAAAAATTAGAATTAGCAAAAAAAATCCAAAAGGAAACTCCCTATCAACTCTTTTTAAAATATATGACTTTAGAAGATGGACTTATAGATTTTTTAAATTGGGCAAGAAAATATTTTTATTTAGCAATATGTACTAATAGAACTACCTCAACTTTTCCTCTTTTAAAACATTTTAATTTGAAAAACTACTTTGATTTTGTTATGACTGCTTCCATTGTTCCTAAAAATAATCCCTTAGCCCTTCTTACTATTTTAAAACATTTTAAAGTGGAAAAGGAAGCCACCCTTTATATAGGTGATTCAAAAGTAGATAAAGATTTATGCGAAAAATGTAAAGTTAAAATGGTTTCCTTTAAAAATCCCAATTTATTAGCTGATTTTTATATCAAAGATTATAAAGAACTAAAAAAACTTATAGAAGAAAATTTTCAGTTTTATCCCTTAAAAAAGAATAAACTTTATTAA
- a CDS encoding UvrD-helicase domain-containing protein has protein sequence MTDNIIIYNASAGSGKTYQLALNYLKILNKIYEEGEFNLKSLLAITFTNKASFEMKERIISFLKEIYKQTEKGKIKTYETGISPERAEFFLEEIFLNYDSFQIKTIDSFLLNLYRALSYELDMPADFQIKTYIEKNLIEKALNEIFEAAKKTEGLLKFLENFVDYLLTNEEKLKIDIKNKLIKDSEKIFQKITYKKELLDTLGTYQENKIEKIFLDFNEIETFKDPKDYYLVLYTLLKKKLEEVFSREKTLFIGIWKEILSQHLTFFPEFIPWIYVKLGKLEGIIIDEFQDTDRVQWEAILPIVEDVLSRNKFFICACDPKQSIFQWKGGDPFILAEFMQKFSSYPIKVEVLGKNYRSAVEIVKFNNLFFSYINKNLELKKELLEELIFGKEKIEEKEEILTYVLKDFDWSFENVIQEAVNDFKGEVECKFLKMEENIEGKSPKEKVKELIKKEILNILRDLEQKKDLDDVAILVRKNEDITELSSFLISEGFKVIGSSFLKIKESPLINAFFSLLKFLNYLEDEIALAGFLSGDFFENSLDILSKYCEFKLTGSNISLVEFFKKEYPSLWENYIEEILSVRKYLSLYELCQYIVKKFKLEEKKNKELAYLYKFLSIILDFSFKGGDLEEFLEYWEKYSEDELEMPKDKSAIKVLTFHLAKGLEFNHVILPLFWEEKPYSSDLGLVFYNGNIYKGRKNELPGEGKIGWYLEKAKIKMELFNLLYVGFTRAIKTLYILIPEIEETRDFSKFEVTRVFNKVYSFLRDKTENFLL, from the coding sequence ATGACTGACAATATAATAATCTATAACGCCAGTGCCGGAAGTGGTAAAACCTATCAATTAGCTCTCAATTATTTAAAAATCCTAAATAAAATTTATGAAGAGGGAGAATTTAATCTTAAAAGTCTACTTGCAATTACTTTTACAAATAAAGCTTCCTTTGAGATGAAAGAAAGAATTATATCTTTTTTAAAAGAGATTTATAAACAAACTGAAAAAGGGAAAATTAAGACTTACGAAACAGGAATTTCTCCAGAAAGAGCTGAGTTTTTTTTAGAAGAGATATTTTTAAATTATGATTCTTTTCAGATAAAAACTATTGATAGTTTTCTTTTAAATCTTTATAGAGCCCTTTCTTATGAATTAGATATGCCTGCAGATTTTCAGATAAAAACTTATATAGAAAAAAATCTTATAGAGAAGGCACTTAATGAAATTTTTGAAGCTGCAAAAAAAACTGAAGGATTATTAAAATTTTTAGAAAATTTTGTAGATTATCTTCTTACTAACGAAGAGAAATTAAAAATTGACATAAAAAACAAATTAATAAAGGATTCAGAAAAAATTTTTCAGAAAATTACCTATAAAAAGGAACTTCTGGACACCTTAGGTACTTATCAAGAGAATAAAATAGAAAAAATTTTTTTAGATTTTAATGAAATAGAAACTTTTAAAGATCCAAAAGATTATTACTTAGTTTTATATACACTTTTGAAGAAAAAATTAGAGGAGGTTTTTAGTAGAGAAAAGACATTATTTATCGGGATTTGGAAAGAAATATTATCCCAGCATCTTACTTTTTTTCCGGAATTTATTCCCTGGATTTATGTAAAACTGGGCAAATTAGAAGGAATTATAATAGATGAATTTCAAGATACCGATCGTGTTCAATGGGAAGCGATTTTACCTATAGTTGAAGATGTACTTAGTAGAAATAAATTTTTCATTTGTGCCTGTGATCCAAAACAGTCAATTTTTCAATGGAAGGGAGGAGATCCTTTTATTTTGGCAGAGTTTATGCAAAAATTTTCTTCCTATCCCATAAAAGTTGAAGTTTTAGGAAAAAACTATAGAAGTGCAGTTGAGATCGTTAAATTTAATAATCTCTTTTTTTCTTACATAAATAAAAATTTAGAGTTAAAAAAGGAACTGTTAGAGGAGCTTATTTTTGGTAAAGAAAAAATAGAAGAAAAAGAAGAAATATTAACTTATGTTTTAAAAGATTTTGACTGGAGTTTTGAGAATGTAATTCAAGAAGCTGTAAATGATTTTAAAGGTGAGGTAGAATGTAAGTTTTTGAAAATGGAAGAAAATATAGAAGGAAAATCCCCTAAGGAAAAGGTAAAAGAATTAATAAAAAAAGAAATTTTAAATATTTTAAGGGATCTTGAACAAAAAAAAGATTTAGATGATGTTGCTATTTTAGTAAGGAAAAATGAAGATATCACTGAGCTATCTTCTTTTCTTATTTCTGAGGGATTTAAAGTAATAGGAAGTTCATTTTTAAAAATAAAAGAGTCTCCCCTTATAAATGCCTTTTTTTCTCTTCTTAAATTTTTAAATTATTTAGAAGATGAAATAGCCTTAGCTGGGTTTTTAAGTGGTGATTTTTTTGAAAACTCATTGGATATTTTATCAAAGTATTGTGAGTTCAAACTTACAGGTAGTAATATAAGTTTAGTTGAATTTTTTAAAAAAGAATACCCTTCCCTTTGGGAAAATTATATAGAAGAAATTCTTTCAGTTAGAAAATATCTTTCTCTTTATGAGCTTTGTCAATATATAGTAAAAAAATTTAAATTAGAAGAAAAAAAGAACAAAGAGTTAGCTTATCTCTATAAATTTTTAAGTATAATATTAGATTTTTCTTTTAAAGGTGGGGATTTAGAAGAATTTTTGGAATATTGGGAGAAATATTCAGAAGATGAATTGGAGATGCCTAAAGATAAATCAGCTATCAAAGTTCTTACCTTTCATTTAGCAAAGGGGCTTGAATTTAATCATGTAATATTACCTCTTTTCTGGGAAGAAAAACCATATAGTTCAGATCTTGGGTTAGTATTTTATAACGGAAACATCTATAAAGGAAGAAAAAATGAGCTTCCTGGTGAAGGAAAAATAGGGTGGTATTTAGAAAAGGCTAAAATCAAAATGGAATTGTTTAATTTGCTATATGTAGGATTTACAAGAGCTATCAAAACTCTTTATATTTTAATTCCCGAAATAGAAGAAACGAGAGATTTTTCAAAATTTGAAGTCACAAGAGTTTTTAATAAAGTTTATTCTTTTTTAAGGGATAAAACTGAAAATTTTCTTCTATAA
- a CDS encoding RsmE family RNA methyltransferase: protein MDIQGGNRFFFTFEKEGFLSEEESHHLIRVLRKKVGERIKLIDGKGNEYEGEIVKIIKKGKKIKAKVRLLELLRKEKPSSVKIIALVPLLKGDKTEFLIEKGVELGINEFIPFQSDHSVAKISSKLDERLKIKAINALKQSGRLYLPEIKPPIILRNFLSENPFPSSLKIVALPEKGIFLEKLIEKLINSKEIVLISGPEGGFSKEEEKLLKEKNFIPLFLSPYILRAETASLSLMSFVSIFVNFYFG from the coding sequence ATGGATATTCAAGGTGGCAATAGATTTTTCTTTACCTTTGAGAAGGAAGGCTTTCTTTCTGAAGAGGAATCTCATCATTTAATAAGGGTCTTAAGAAAAAAAGTAGGAGAAAGAATAAAGCTCATTGATGGAAAAGGAAATGAATATGAAGGAGAAATTGTAAAAATAATAAAAAAAGGAAAAAAAATAAAAGCAAAAGTAAGATTACTTGAACTTTTAAGAAAAGAAAAACCTTCATCAGTAAAAATTATAGCTCTCGTTCCTCTTTTAAAAGGGGACAAAACTGAATTTTTAATAGAAAAAGGAGTAGAGCTTGGAATAAATGAATTTATTCCCTTTCAAAGTGATCATTCTGTAGCTAAGATTTCTTCTAAATTAGATGAACGTTTAAAGATAAAAGCTATAAATGCTTTAAAACAATCAGGAAGACTTTATCTTCCAGAAATTAAGCCACCAATAATTTTGAGAAATTTTTTATCTGAAAACCCCTTCCCCTCATCTCTTAAAATAGTTGCTTTACCAGAAAAAGGTATTTTTTTAGAAAAACTTATAGAAAAACTGATTAATTCTAAGGAGATTGTTTTGATTTCAGGTCCTGAGGGAGGATTTAGCAAGGAAGAAGAAAAATTATTAAAAGAAAAAAACTTTATCCCCCTTTTTCTTTCCCCTTATATTTTAAGAGCTGAGACTGCTTCTTTATCTTTAATGAGTTTTGTCTCCATTTTTGTAAATTTCTATTTTGGATAA
- a CDS encoding DUF4198 domain-containing protein has translation MIFILVFIFINLFVSPSLAYKLFIISFPDNYGKMKKEKIFYVGAAEPAFGAIYDLKPPKRFFLLTPDKKTIKVTLFRTKYEDKALNLERIGYKIQLSLETKGDHYICIESDYYLTRDLKLTKSFAKVPLHVEIEKGWDNFCGFDLEIKPYTRPYGFSDRGIFWGQVLYNNKPLSNVIVEFERFSPVFLNLEDLPKDSYGEINYPYLKKTVKTNKDGFFVVSLEKPGWWVLTVKRGAGIKTFGNTSYPVEIASHFWIYVFPSKEENLKYNFLEKTP, from the coding sequence ATGATTTTTATTCTTGTTTTCATCTTTATAAACCTTTTTGTCTCTCCTTCTTTAGCTTACAAACTCTTTATAATTTCTTTTCCTGATAATTATGGAAAAATGAAAAAAGAGAAAATATTTTATGTTGGAGCAGCAGAACCTGCTTTTGGTGCTATATATGATCTAAAACCACCTAAAAGGTTCTTCCTCCTTACTCCAGATAAAAAAACCATAAAAGTTACTCTTTTCAGAACAAAATACGAAGACAAGGCATTAAATTTAGAAAGAATTGGATATAAAATACAATTATCCTTAGAAACTAAAGGAGATCACTATATATGTATAGAAAGTGATTATTATCTTACAAGAGATTTAAAATTAACAAAATCCTTTGCTAAGGTTCCTCTTCATGTAGAAATAGAAAAGGGTTGGGATAATTTTTGTGGATTTGATTTAGAAATAAAACCTTATACCAGACCCTATGGATTTAGTGATAGAGGTATTTTCTGGGGACAGGTTTTATATAATAATAAACCTCTTTCAAATGTTATTGTAGAGTTTGAAAGATTTAGCCCAGTTTTTTTAAATTTAGAAGATTTACCAAAGGATTCTTATGGAGAAATAAATTATCCCTATTTAAAGAAAACTGTAAAAACTAATAAAGATGGGTTTTTTGTAGTATCTCTTGAAAAACCAGGATGGTGGGTTCTTACAGTTAAAAGGGGAGCAGGTATTAAAACCTTTGGGAATACTTCCTACCCAGTTGAAATAGCAAGCCATTTTTGGATATATGTTTTCCCTTCTAAAGAGGAAAATTTAAAATATAACTTTTTAGAAAAAACACCTTGA
- a CDS encoding universal stress protein: protein MYRKILVGLDGSERSRYALEEALNFAKNTKAEVIAISVIPPQRELVSSFSLFTHIKDFIRKNYEKALEEAKDLAEEKGLTIKTVLEEGNPYEKIIEVSQKEGCDLIVTGRRGLTAFEKILLGSTAHRVINNSPVDVLIVPINTKISFKKILAATDTSEYGNKAVKKAGMLAKSYNGDLGILSVIKIPIEPIIDLQEILETLKKELESHLVFLSEDISNEGVRVEIFVKYGEPHKVVIETAKEIDATAIVIGAYSSASKKSLGSVGEKIIAHSFCPVLIVKS, encoded by the coding sequence ATGTATAGAAAAATTTTAGTTGGACTTGATGGTTCAGAAAGAAGTAGGTATGCCTTAGAAGAAGCTTTAAACTTTGCCAAAAATACTAAAGCTGAAGTTATAGCTATAAGTGTTATTCCTCCCCAAAGAGAATTAGTAAGCTCTTTTTCTTTATTTACTCATATAAAAGATTTTATCAGAAAAAATTATGAAAAAGCTCTTGAAGAAGCAAAAGATTTAGCTGAAGAAAAAGGTTTAACTATCAAAACTGTCCTTGAAGAGGGGAATCCTTATGAAAAAATTATTGAAGTTTCTCAAAAAGAGGGATGTGATCTTATCGTTACAGGAAGAAGGGGGCTTACCGCTTTTGAAAAAATTTTATTAGGAAGTACTGCACATAGAGTTATAAATAATAGTCCAGTTGATGTACTTATTGTCCCTATAAACACCAAAATAAGTTTTAAAAAGATTTTAGCAGCAACAGATACATCTGAATATGGAAATAAAGCAGTTAAAAAAGCAGGAATGTTAGCTAAAAGTTATAACGGAGACTTAGGTATTTTATCTGTAATTAAAATTCCTATAGAGCCTATAATTGATCTTCAAGAAATTTTAGAAACCCTTAAAAAAGAGTTAGAGTCTCATTTAGTTTTTCTTTCAGAAGATATAAGTAACGAAGGGGTTAGGGTGGAGATTTTTGTAAAATATGGAGAACCTCATAAAGTAGTAATTGAAACAGCAAAAGAAATAGATGCAACAGCTATCGTTATAGGTGCTTATAGTTCTGCAAGTAAGAAATCTTTAGGAAGTGTAGGAGAAAAAATAATTGCTCATTCTTTCTGCCCTGTATTGATAGTAAAAAGTTAG
- the dnaB gene encoding replicative DNA helicase: protein MPSNKRSKKEIKIQSEVAFSPEFLPPQDLQAEKYLLASIFVDPSSLVKIIDYLKPEDFYSPAHRVIYSACLSLFEKDEPIDIVTVHNELDKMGELERAGGAVYLSEIVGLLPTSAHILHYAKIVKEKSILREIIKISQDLIYRAYYSVEDSQELLNYAEKAFFDLSYYGRRESFSPLKEVVKDTIKHLENIYKKGTSITGIPTGFYDLDRLTAGLQKGDLIILAGRPGMGKTAFALDIVRNACKQTNIGAAIFSLEMGKQQLCARMLCAEAKVSFQKFRTGQLDSQEWQKITQAASTLSQLHIYIDETPGINILELKAKARKLLKEIPLGLLVIDYLQLMKGLERKERREQEISEISAGLKSLAKELNIPIIALSQLNRKVEERPDKRPQLSDLRESGALEQDADVILFIYRDEFYNKETPEKGIAEIIIGKQRNGPIGIVKLHYFPQYTSFGNLDTSLPI, encoded by the coding sequence ATGCCTTCTAATAAACGTTCAAAAAAAGAAATAAAAATACAATCTGAAGTTGCCTTTTCCCCAGAATTTTTACCTCCTCAAGATTTACAAGCAGAAAAGTATCTTTTAGCAAGCATTTTTGTAGATCCCTCTTCATTGGTTAAAATTATTGATTATTTAAAACCAGAAGACTTTTATTCTCCAGCTCATAGAGTGATTTACTCAGCTTGTCTTTCTCTTTTTGAAAAAGATGAACCTATTGATATTGTTACAGTTCATAATGAGCTAGATAAAATGGGAGAATTAGAGAGAGCTGGTGGAGCAGTTTATCTTTCAGAAATTGTTGGTCTTCTTCCAACTTCAGCTCACATTCTTCATTACGCTAAAATTGTTAAAGAAAAAAGTATTTTAAGAGAAATTATAAAGATAAGTCAAGATTTAATATATAGAGCTTATTACTCAGTAGAGGACTCCCAAGAATTACTTAATTATGCAGAAAAGGCATTTTTTGATCTTTCCTATTATGGAAGAAGAGAAAGTTTTTCTCCTTTAAAAGAAGTAGTAAAAGATACTATAAAACATTTGGAAAATATTTACAAAAAAGGAACATCTATAACAGGAATTCCTACTGGATTTTATGATCTTGATAGATTAACAGCAGGACTTCAAAAGGGAGATTTGATTATTCTTGCTGGACGTCCTGGAATGGGGAAAACTGCCTTTGCACTTGATATTGTAAGAAATGCTTGTAAACAAACTAATATTGGGGCAGCAATTTTTTCCTTAGAAATGGGTAAGCAACAACTTTGTGCAAGAATGCTTTGTGCTGAAGCTAAAGTGAGTTTTCAAAAATTTAGAACAGGACAGCTTGATTCTCAAGAATGGCAAAAAATAACTCAAGCAGCATCAACCTTAAGTCAACTCCATATTTATATTGATGAAACCCCAGGAATTAATATTTTAGAACTAAAAGCTAAAGCAAGAAAACTTTTAAAAGAAATACCTTTAGGACTTTTAGTGATTGATTATCTTCAACTTATGAAAGGACTTGAAAGAAAAGAAAGAAGAGAGCAAGAAATTTCAGAAATCTCTGCAGGTTTAAAATCCTTAGCTAAGGAGCTTAATATCCCCATTATAGCTTTATCCCAGTTAAATAGAAAAGTCGAAGAAAGACCTGATAAAAGACCTCAACTTTCAGATCTCAGAGAATCAGGAGCTTTAGAACAAGATGCAGATGTAATTTTATTTATTTATAGAGACGAATTTTATAATAAAGAAACTCCAGAAAAAGGTATTGCAGAAATAATAATTGGAAAGCAAAGAAATGGTCCTATAGGAATAGTTAAACTACATTATTTCCCTCAATATACTTCTTTTGGAAACTTAGATACTTCTTTGCCTATCTAA
- the rplI gene encoding 50S ribosomal protein L9, with protein MEVILIKDVPKLGKAGDVVKVKDGYARNYLIPKGLAILANQKTIKALENQRKIILAKAERERKKLESLAEKLEGISLTVYRKTVEDDRIFGSVSLIDIVNMLKEKGIEIEKSQVLLEEPIKKLGTFEVPIKLSSDKIVNIKVEVLEEK; from the coding sequence ATGGAAGTAATTCTAATTAAGGATGTCCCTAAACTTGGTAAAGCAGGAGATGTAGTAAAAGTTAAAGATGGATATGCAAGAAATTATCTTATTCCTAAGGGATTAGCTATTTTAGCTAATCAGAAAACTATTAAAGCTTTAGAAAATCAAAGAAAAATTATATTAGCTAAAGCTGAGAGAGAAAGAAAAAAACTTGAAAGTCTTGCAGAAAAACTTGAAGGAATAAGTTTAACAGTTTATAGAAAAACTGTAGAAGATGATAGAATTTTTGGGTCTGTTTCTTTGATTGATATTGTAAATATGCTAAAAGAAAAGGGAATAGAAATAGAAAAAAGCCAGGTTCTTTTAGAGGAACCTATTAAAAAGTTAGGTACTTTTGAGGTTCCTATAAAATTAAGTAGTGATAAAATAGTTAATATAAAAGTTGAAGTATTAGAAGAAAAATAA
- the rpsR gene encoding 30S ribosomal protein S18 has protein sequence MNDTLSIKRRFLTRKKVCKFCVDPNLKIDYKNPEILKPFLNEKGMIIHRKQTGTCAYHQRRLTTAIKRARIMALLPFVADIEME, from the coding sequence ATGAATGATACTTTAAGTATAAAGAGAAGATTTTTAACTAGAAAAAAGGTCTGTAAATTTTGTGTAGATCCTAATTTAAAGATTGATTATAAGAATCCAGAAATTTTAAAACCCTTTTTAAATGAAAAAGGTATGATTATACATAGAAAACAGACCGGTACTTGTGCTTATCATCAAAGAAGATTAACTACTGCAATAAAAAGAGCAAGAATAATGGCTCTTTTACCTTTTGTTGCTGATATAGAAATGGAATAA
- the rpsF gene encoding 30S ribosomal protein S6: MFELLKPVKRFRKWESLFIIHPERLDEKDQVLEKIKQIVESKEGKILKIDEWGLRKLAYPIQKKKQGYYVLIEFYGLADLPKDLEEFFRIDERVIRFIIVKLKERFDPAEESTEVKEN; this comes from the coding sequence ATGTTTGAACTGTTAAAACCTGTCAAAAGATTCCGTAAATGGGAATCCCTTTTTATTATTCATCCAGAAAGATTGGATGAGAAAGATCAGGTTTTAGAAAAAATCAAACAAATCGTAGAATCAAAAGAAGGTAAAATTTTAAAAATTGATGAGTGGGGTTTAAGAAAACTTGCCTACCCTATTCAAAAGAAAAAACAAGGATATTATGTTTTAATAGAATTTTATGGACTTGCAGATTTGCCAAAAGATTTGGAGGAATTTTTTAGAATTGACGAAAGGGTAATAAGGTTTATTATTGTAAAATTAAAAGAAAGATTTGATCCTGCTGAAGAAAGTACCGAGGTTAAAGAAAATTAA
- a CDS encoding (deoxy)nucleoside triphosphate pyrophosphohydrolase, whose protein sequence is MALKVVAGFLKKGDRFLLVKRPVNKKRGGLWEFPGGKVENGETLESAIKRELEEELGIKPKVKKLLGKTNYKYPEGEIELFLFEIESEEEPFLKEALELRWVNFEEVKELELCPADKKLLENIKRDL, encoded by the coding sequence ATGGCTTTAAAAGTAGTTGCAGGGTTTTTGAAAAAGGGAGACCGGTTTTTACTTGTTAAAAGACCTGTAAATAAAAAAAGAGGAGGACTTTGGGAATTTCCAGGAGGTAAGGTAGAAAATGGAGAAACCTTAGAGTCTGCAATTAAAAGGGAATTAGAAGAGGAATTAGGTATTAAACCAAAAGTTAAAAAACTTCTTGGTAAGACAAATTATAAGTATCCAGAAGGTGAGATAGAACTTTTTTTATTTGAGATAGAGTCTGAAGAAGAACCTTTTCTTAAAGAGGCTTTAGAATTGAGATGGGTTAACTTTGAAGAAGTTAAAGAACTTGAGCTTTGTCCTGCGGATAAAAAACTTTTAGAAAATATAAAGAGAGACTTGTAA
- the purB gene encoding adenylosuccinate lyase: MIPRYTRPIMAKLWSPEEKLRVWCLVEFYACEAWHKLGKVPERDYQIIKEKLIPYIEKGFTEENIRRVEEIEKETKHDVIAFLTHLSEIIGPSARYLHLGMTSSDMLDTAMAWLMKKAMEIIIEDLKKIKDVLKDRAYEFKDTLMIGRTHGIHAEPITFGLKLALWYEEMKRNEARLNRALENISYGKISGAVGTFAHVPPEVEAYVCEKLGLKPDPISNQIVQRDRYAEYMASLAILGTTVEKIATEIRHLQRTEVLEAEEYFSPGQKGSSAMPHKRNPILSENLCGLARLLRGYLIPALENVALWHERDISHSSVERVIVPDATTVADFMLARLEGLLKNLVVYPENMKKNFNLLRGLIFSQQVMLCLTEKGMTREEAYRIVQELAMKVWQDKELNFKDLVLKDERILKFLSKEEIEKVFDISYYLRYVDKIFERVFGE; the protein is encoded by the coding sequence ATGATACCCAGATATACAAGACCTATAATGGCAAAACTTTGGAGTCCTGAAGAAAAATTAAGGGTTTGGTGTTTAGTAGAATTTTATGCCTGTGAAGCTTGGCATAAGCTTGGTAAAGTTCCAGAGAGGGATTATCAAATTATAAAGGAAAAATTAATCCCCTATATAGAAAAAGGTTTTACTGAGGAAAATATAAGAAGAGTAGAAGAAATTGAAAAAGAAACTAAACATGATGTAATAGCTTTTTTAACGCATCTTTCTGAAATTATAGGACCTTCTGCACGTTATCTACATCTTGGTATGACTTCTTCTGACATGCTTGATACTGCTATGGCATGGCTAATGAAAAAGGCTATGGAAATTATTATAGAGGATTTAAAAAAAATAAAAGATGTTTTAAAAGACAGAGCTTATGAATTTAAAGATACGTTAATGATAGGGAGAACTCATGGAATTCATGCTGAACCAATTACTTTTGGATTAAAACTTGCACTTTGGTATGAAGAAATGAAAAGAAATGAAGCAAGGCTCAATCGAGCTTTAGAAAATATTTCCTATGGAAAAATATCAGGAGCTGTAGGAACCTTTGCTCATGTTCCACCAGAGGTAGAAGCCTATGTTTGTGAAAAACTTGGTCTTAAACCAGATCCTATCTCTAATCAAATTGTCCAAAGAGATAGATATGCAGAATATATGGCTTCTCTTGCAATTCTTGGGACAACGGTAGAAAAAATTGCTACAGAAATAAGACATTTACAAAGAACTGAAGTGTTAGAGGCAGAAGAATATTTCTCTCCTGGGCAAAAGGGTTCTTCAGCTATGCCTCACAAGAGAAATCCCATCCTTTCAGAAAATCTTTGTGGACTCGCAAGACTTTTAAGGGGTTATTTAATTCCTGCTTTAGAAAATGTAGCTCTTTGGCATGAAAGAGATATCAGTCATTCTTCAGTTGAAAGGGTTATTGTACCAGATGCTACAACTGTAGCTGATTTCATGCTTGCAAGATTAGAAGGGCTTCTAAAAAATTTAGTGGTTTATCCTGAAAACATGAAAAAGAATTTTAATTTATTAAGAGGGCTTATTTTTTCTCAACAGGTTATGCTTTGTTTAACTGAAAAAGGAATGACAAGAGAAGAAGCATATAGAATTGTACAAGAATTAGCTATGAAGGTATGGCAGGATAAAGAACTCAATTTTAAAGATCTAGTATTAAAAGATGAGAGGATTTTAAAATTCTTAAGTAAAGAGGAAATTGAAAAGGTCTTTGATATTTCCTATTATTTAAGATATGTGGATAAAATATTTGAAAGGGTTTTTGGGGAGTAA